The genomic region AGGGGTTATTGATGACCTGTCTGCTGCTTTTCGAGAACAAGGTGTTGAGGTAGAAGTTGATCCGAATTCAGGAGCGATAAAGTTTGATAGTGATTTATTGTTTGATTATGATAAGGCTGTTTTACGCCCCGAATTTAAGCAACAATTACAAAATATTATCCCCATCTATGCCTCTGTTTTATTTCATGAAGAAAATCGCGAAATGGTTGACTCAATTATTATTGAAGGACATACAGATTCAGATGGGTCTTATATGTATAACTTAGAGTTGTCACAACAACGTGCGTTTAGTATTGTTAGCTACATTTTAAGTGATGAATTTGGCGATTTCCCAAATAAGGAAGCATTGCGTCAGAAAATTGCAGCAATTGGACGTTCTGAAAGCGAGCCGATCATAGAAAATGGGAGCGAAAATAAGTCAAAGTCACGTCGTGTAGAGCTAAAGTTTCGCATAGCAATGTCTGAAGAGATGGAAAATGTATTCAAAGATATATCGAAAGAAGAACAGTAATCACTTTAAACCTGTCCTTTTGGATAGGTTTTTTTATGGTAAAATATTACTGTAACAATTGGGGGGGAGATGGGATGAATGGAAAGGTATTTTTAATAGGAATTCTCATTGTTATTGCCTGTTGGATAGGGAATATTGTGTATTATGTGAACCAACAATTAGACAAACCGATATTTTTTGAACATTACTATGACATTGTTCAAAGTGATCACACCGATGTTACGCTATATTATGTAACGAATAAACATAACCCCACTATGATTAACTCTATAGAGGTTAATGGTATCAACTTTACACCTACATCTTACTTTCCACATAACGAATCGCATAACCAACCTGAACAGCAATTTCAACATCATACAATCATGAAAGTGATGATTCATATTCCGAAAGCTATATTTGATAATCAAAAGAATGAAGAGGGGATTTGGGCTTTTAGTGAAGCCAAGGTTTTTCCGGAAATAGGTGACCCGTTCACAGTAAATGTTGGAAACATTGTAGTAATAGAAGAGATATCACTACATGATGACCTTTATGAAACGAAAACCTTTCTAGGTGAGCGGTGGGAATCACAATTTATCGCAAAAGAATCTATGAAAATTACAAACATTGTTAGTGCGAAAAATGGGCTTGAAAAGGACTTGTATATAGCCTTAGGGAGTAACGATATAGATTTTGAAGGGACACATAATGAACCTAACTGGTTCAGCCATGAATTGAAAGAAAAATGGGAACATATAGATAGAACACCATTTCATGATAATTTATTACCGTTGGAACTTAGTGAAGAAGATAGATTTACGATGTATGCACAATTAAATCCAAACAAGAAAGTTTTCGTGCGGAAATACTTCCGAATTAGTGGGATAAGTGCATCTGGTAGACCATTCCATTCCTATATTCATTTTGATCCAGTTCGTCCTGAATTTACAGATCAAGAGTTAAAAAGATTGATAAGGGAGGAGTCATAGTGAGGAATGGATTTTTAAAGCTTTTTATTGGGTTTCTCTTCTTATTTCTTGAATTTCGAATTGGTCCTATTGACGTACTCGCAGACCCTGCCGGTATAGGATTCATTTATGTGGGGCTGGATCAGCTTTCAAAAGTGGTGGAAGTAAATGCTACTCTGCGACAATTAACCGCACTTCTAATTGTATTGGCGCTTCCGTCAATGTTTTATCCTAAGTTTGACATTCATGACGAGTGGTCATGGTGGGGGATATATAACAATGGAGTTGGATTCATGTATATCATCTTAACCTACCATTTATTTCAGTACATGTTAAAAGTAGCGTCACATTTCAATCATCACTCCCTTTTTCAACAAACTTCAAGATTGTTTCCACTGTATATAATTGTTGTACTTATCACTGAGATGTACTTACCCTTCACCATGAACTTTCATAATAGCCTGTTAAACGGACTTATCCTGATTCTTATTCTAGTCGTTTTTTTGCTATATATTATGTTCTTACTACTACTATTAAAATATCGTCGTGTGGAAAAGGTGGAATGATTTTGAATGTATCGGAATTCAACCCTTTAAACTGAAATGATATGCAATCTAAAGTTTTTTCCACTCCATACAATTGCAATATAGGATCAAGAATTAACTTTATTAAATGAGGAGGTTTTTTATATTTAAGATACAAATGACATAATGAAGTTGAGACAGATTGTGAAAAAGAGTCGAATATTTTGTACGATTAAGGACGGATTATAAAGGGCGTTAATTGTAATATAAGAGGAAAAAATAAACGAGGGATTTGTCCCTCGTTTTTAATGTTTAGCTAGTTTTTTTCGTATTTTTCATATAAAGAGGGCAATCGATCCTCGAAAATTGGAATCGTTTTTCGGACGTGTTCTACATCTTGAACATCAATCGTTCCATTTAAAATCGTTTCTGATGTATCGCCTTCGACAACGATTTCCCCCCACGGACTAATAATCATGGAGTGTCCACCAAATTCATTATTTGGGTCATGGCCTACCCGATTACATGCTATGACATAACTTTGGTTTTCAATTGCACGGCTAATTAGTAAGGAACGCCAATGTTCTACACGTGGTTTCGGCCATTCTGCCGTAACAAATAGAACATGGGCACCCTTTGCTGCGTGTAATCGTACCCACTCTGGAAAGCGAATATCATAACAAATAAAATTAGCACAGGACACCTCATCAATGTGAAAAAATCCAGTTGACTCTCCAGGTACTAAATATTTTTCCTCATCCATTAAACGGAATAGATGTACTTTACTATATTCCCCAACATTATTTCCTTGCCGGTCAAATACAAATGTTGTGTTCGTTGTACCTTCATCTGTCCTTTTCGCAATAGAACCACCAACAATATTAACATTGTATTGTTTTGCTAATGATGAAAGTAATGCCATTCCTTCTTTACCATCAACATCTCCAATATCTTGGAGTCTTGTTAAATCATAGCCGGTGTCCCACAGTTCGGGAAGAACGATCACATCTGGTTTATCTCGCATAGCTTGTTTTACGAAATCTTGAACTTTTTTTCGGTTTTCTTCTGGTTTTCCAAAGACAATATCCATTTGAAGAAGTGAAACAGAAAGTTTCATAAGACCACTCCACATACTATAAAAAGTAATGTATAAAAAGATAACGTTATTATGTCATTGGAAATGGAATTCTGTCAACTTTGAAAATTTAAAAAAGTCCTTTACAACTAAGTCCTGAGTCGCTAACATAAATAGTTAGAATTTATTTGAGCAAATGGGAAGTGATGGAATGAAACAAATTCAATTTTCCGATGCCTTACAACGGCTACCGAAGCAATTTTTTGCAAGTTTAACGAGGAAGGTACAAAACCTCCAAGCCGAAGGTCATGATGTGATTAACCTTGGACAAGGGAATCCAGATCAACCTACTCCTGACCACATTGTACAATCATTACAAGAGGCAGCAGCTAATCCTGCATACCACGGGTATTCGCCATTTCGTGGTCATCAATTTCTAAAGGATGCAGCAGCAACTTTTTATAAACGAGAATATGATGTTGATGTGAATCCCGATATAGAAGTCGCGGTTTTGTTTGGAGGAAAAGCAGGATTAGTTGAAATTAGCCAATGTCTATTAAATAAAGGAGATGTTGCATTAGTACCTGATCCAGGTTATCCAGATTATTGGTCTGGTATTGCGATGGCCAATGCAAAAATGGAAACAATGCCTCTTCTAGAAAAGAATGATTATTTACCGAATTATCAAGATATTTCGCAGGGAATTTTCGAAAAAGCAAAGCTTATGTTTCTTAATTACCCTAACAATCCAACTGCAGGAATAGCGACAGAAGAATTGTTTGAAGAGACCGTGAATCTAGCAAATAAATATGATATTTGCGTTGTCCATGATTTCGCATACGCTACGATCGGTTTTGATGGAAAAAAACCAATTAGCTTCCTACAAACACCCGGAGCGAAAGAGGTTGGGATAGAGATATACACTCTCTCAAAATCATATAATATGGCAG from Salirhabdus salicampi harbors:
- a CDS encoding OmpA family protein, which codes for MKSKYHRLFASGTKEGKFWPAFTDILATLLLVILLILVTLLFTKQVEISDKEGKIEAQEQQIEALIGFREGVIDDLSAAFREQGVEVEVDPNSGAIKFDSDLLFDYDKAVLRPEFKQQLQNIIPIYASVLFHEENREMVDSIIIEGHTDSDGSYMYNLELSQQRAFSIVSYILSDEFGDFPNKEALRQKIAAIGRSESEPIIENGSENKSKSRRVELKFRIAMSEEMENVFKDISKEEQ
- a CDS encoding carbon-nitrogen family hydrolase, with amino-acid sequence MKLSVSLLQMDIVFGKPEENRKKVQDFVKQAMRDKPDVIVLPELWDTGYDLTRLQDIGDVDGKEGMALLSSLAKQYNVNIVGGSIAKRTDEGTTNTTFVFDRQGNNVGEYSKVHLFRLMDEEKYLVPGESTGFFHIDEVSCANFICYDIRFPEWVRLHAAKGAHVLFVTAEWPKPRVEHWRSLLISRAIENQSYVIACNRVGHDPNNEFGGHSMIISPWGEIVVEGDTSETILNGTIDVQDVEHVRKTIPIFEDRLPSLYEKYEKN
- a CDS encoding pyridoxal phosphate-dependent aminotransferase, encoding MKQIQFSDALQRLPKQFFASLTRKVQNLQAEGHDVINLGQGNPDQPTPDHIVQSLQEAAANPAYHGYSPFRGHQFLKDAAATFYKREYDVDVNPDIEVAVLFGGKAGLVEISQCLLNKGDVALVPDPGYPDYWSGIAMANAKMETMPLLEKNDYLPNYQDISQGIFEKAKLMFLNYPNNPTAGIATEELFEETVNLANKYDICVVHDFAYATIGFDGKKPISFLQTPGAKEVGIEIYTLSKSYNMAGWRVGFAVGHPDVIRAIELIQDHFYVSLFGGIQKAAADALLGPQQCTEDMTKLYESRRNVLINGLKEIGWEVEAPKGSFFSWLKVPDGYTSEEFADLLLHKAHVVVAPGIGFGRNGEGYVRVGLLADESRLKEAVERIRNLKIFKR